The segment TCGCAAAGACGCCATCTACACTAGTCTGTAGTGGCAGCAGCGATGCTTCCGAAACATCGGCGCCAGTCAACACGAAGCCGTTTCCATCGAGCACCACGCCGCATCTCCTGAGCCAGTCTGTATTCGGCAGTGCGCCGATGAACACAAACAGATGATGTGTGGTCATGCTTCCTTCTATGCCACCTGCGCCGCGATAGTGCACGCGCTCAAGCCGCACACCGCCCTCGAGCGCAGTCAGTTCGGTTCCCGTGTGGAGTGTCAAATTTTCAAGTGAGCCGATACGTTCGATCAGGTAGCGCGACATGCTATCGGCAAGCCTCGATCCGCGAATGAACATGTGCACGTGCTCAGCATGCGATGCAAGAAACACCGCCGCCTGGCCCGCCGAGTTACCTCCACCGAGCAGCAACACCGGCTCGTTGCGGCATAGTCGAGCTTCGATCGGCGTGGCCCAATAGTAGACGCCACAGCGCTCGAAGCGCTCGAGTCCGTCGACAACAGGCCGGCGATACTCAGCGCCGCTGGCAATGACAACGGTCCGTGCGGAGATACGACGGTGGTCGGCAAGCTCGACGGCAAGCGGGTGGCGGTCGCAATACAAGGCCTTCACCTCGCACGGAATGCCAATATGGGCACCGAACTTCTGTGCTTGGATGAACGCGCGGCTCGCGAGATCCTGCCCTGTGATGCCAGTGGGGAACCCCAAATAGTTCTCAATGCGGGCACTCGTACCTGCCTGCCCCCCAGGTGCACGACAGTCGAATACCGCGGCGGACAAGCCATCGGATGATGCGTAAACGGCTGCCGCAAGCCCCCCTGGGCCAGCACCGATAATCGCCACATCGTACACGTGAGCCGGATTGAAGTCCGGGATCAGTCCCAGGCAGGATGCGAGCTGCCCCACGTCCGGGTTTCGCAAGACGGTGC is part of the Cupriavidus necator genome and harbors:
- a CDS encoding FAD-dependent oxidoreductase, with amino-acid sequence MSKDSALGARGVSRPAASTCESSAIEEDASVREHPRYQQMFPVLTDEEVARVCRFGNPCHYVKGDFLYRAGSICPGVFIILSGKVRIVIRDGLSQQRILHTYTMRGEFTSDITQLSSKPAVVDAHVIEDVEAVLLRPDELSAMIVNEAGPGDKIMRALILRRVLAIERGRGVVFVAAPGNARLLELQNFLRRNAFPNLTLDAEEDAEAIALLQRLTPQPDDFPLVVCPDGTVLRNPDVGQLASCLGLIPDFNPAHVYDVAIIGAGPGGLAAAVYASSDGLSAAVFDCRAPGGQAGTSARIENYLGFPTGITGQDLASRAFIQAQKFGAHIGIPCEVKALYCDRHPLAVELADHRRISARTVVIASGAEYRRPVVDGLERFERCGVYYWATPIEARLCRNEPVLLLGGGNSAGQAAVFLASHAEHVHMFIRGSRLADSMSRYLIERIGSLENLTLHTGTELTALEGGVRLERVHYRGAGGIEGSMTTHHLFVFIGALPNTDWLRRCGVVLDGNGFVLTGADVSEASLLPLQTSVDGVFAIGDVRSGSTKRVASAVGEGAAVVAQIHQFLSPVRPAQRERT